A part of Brachybacterium faecium DSM 4810 genomic DNA contains:
- a CDS encoding carbohydrate ABC transporter membrane protein (PFAM: Binding-protein-dependent transport system inner membrane component) → MKGFLDRYGAPLLMILPSILLIGVFVYGLLGVNFWTSMTDNHTAGQASGRQPTAFVGLTNYIELLLTEDFRHSLVNLVLFTATFLVGAMAMGFVWAWLLERPLRGGRLFQTIYLFPMAVSFVASGVVWRWLLNSNQGESASGLNRLFQMVGLGFLQNPWWNNITFGIMAIALPAVWQLSGYVMALFLAGFRGVPDELREAARMDGASEWQVYRLVIFPQLTPVLMSAVVIIAHMSLKSFDLIMSISSASAYQTKVPAVDMFLFKSGFDYANSAAVGAFLLIIIAFLIVPYLVQQHRSRTR, encoded by the coding sequence GTGAAGGGATTCCTCGACCGCTACGGCGCGCCGCTGCTCATGATCCTGCCGTCGATCCTCCTCATCGGCGTCTTCGTCTACGGCCTGCTGGGCGTGAACTTCTGGACGTCGATGACCGATAACCACACCGCGGGCCAGGCCTCCGGCCGGCAGCCGACCGCGTTCGTGGGCCTGACCAACTACATCGAGCTGCTGCTCACCGAGGATTTCCGGCACTCGCTGGTGAATCTGGTGCTGTTCACCGCCACCTTCCTAGTGGGCGCGATGGCGATGGGTTTCGTCTGGGCGTGGCTGCTGGAGCGGCCGCTGAGGGGCGGGCGGCTGTTCCAGACGATCTATCTGTTCCCGATGGCGGTCAGCTTCGTCGCCTCCGGCGTGGTGTGGCGGTGGCTGCTGAACTCCAACCAGGGCGAGAGCGCGAGCGGGCTGAACCGGCTGTTCCAGATGGTCGGTCTGGGCTTCCTGCAGAACCCGTGGTGGAACAACATCACCTTCGGGATCATGGCGATCGCCCTGCCGGCCGTCTGGCAGCTCTCCGGCTACGTGATGGCGCTGTTCCTGGCCGGGTTCCGCGGGGTGCCCGACGAGCTGCGCGAGGCGGCCCGGATGGATGGCGCCTCCGAGTGGCAGGTCTACCGCCTGGTGATCTTCCCGCAGCTCACCCCGGTGCTGATGAGCGCGGTGGTGATCATCGCGCACATGTCGCTGAAGTCCTTCGACCTCATCATGTCGATCTCCTCCGCCTCCGCCTATCAGACGAAGGTGCCCGCGGTGGACATGTTCCTGTTCAAATCCGGTTTCGACTACGCGAACTCGGCGGCGGTCGGCGCGTTCCTGCTGATCATCATCGCGTTCCTGATCGTCCCGTATCTCGTCCAGCAGCATCGGAGCCGCACCCGATGA
- a CDS encoding carbohydrate ABC transporter membrane protein (PFAM: Binding-protein-dependent transport system inner membrane component), translating to MSTSSLSLPASPEAPSPAPGSRSERSGRGWLHLLRLIVILLGVVVVLIPVYVLVITSLKGPGDASAARAWALPQEWTFSNWSAAWTALGPSIGRSVQMVVPSTIVSAVLGCMNGFVLSRWRFPGADLVFTLILFGMFLPYQAVMIPLMQMLLGAGVPNGIPSLILLHVVFGIPITTLIFRNYFESVPHELVESAKVDGAGMLRTFWHIALPLAIPGFVVVLIWQFTNAWNDFLFAVFFSSPANGPVTLALNNLANGALLANYGVSMAGALLASLPTLLVYILLSKYFLSGLMQGSVKG from the coding sequence ATGAGCACCTCCTCCCTCTCCCTGCCGGCCTCGCCCGAGGCCCCCTCCCCCGCGCCCGGCTCCCGCTCAGAGCGCAGCGGGCGCGGCTGGCTCCACCTGCTGCGGCTGATCGTCATCCTGCTGGGCGTGGTGGTCGTGCTGATCCCCGTGTACGTCCTGGTGATCACGAGCCTCAAGGGGCCGGGGGACGCCAGCGCGGCGCGGGCCTGGGCGCTCCCCCAGGAGTGGACCTTCTCGAACTGGTCCGCCGCCTGGACCGCGCTGGGCCCCTCGATCGGGCGCAGCGTGCAGATGGTGGTCCCCTCGACGATCGTCTCCGCGGTGCTGGGCTGCATGAACGGCTTCGTGCTCTCGCGCTGGCGGTTCCCGGGCGCGGATCTCGTGTTCACGCTGATCCTCTTCGGCATGTTCCTGCCCTACCAGGCCGTGATGATCCCGCTGATGCAGATGCTGCTGGGGGCCGGGGTGCCCAACGGCATCCCCTCGCTGATCCTGCTGCACGTGGTGTTCGGCATCCCCATCACCACGCTGATCTTCCGCAACTACTTCGAGTCGGTGCCGCATGAGCTCGTCGAATCCGCGAAGGTGGACGGCGCCGGGATGCTGCGCACCTTCTGGCACATCGCCCTGCCGCTGGCGATCCCGGGATTCGTGGTCGTGCTGATCTGGCAGTTCACCAACGCGTGGAACGACTTCCTGTTCGCGGTGTTCTTCTCCTCACCGGCCAACGGCCCGGTCACCCTGGCGCTGAACAACCTGGCCAACGGCGCGCTGCTGGCGAACTACGGCGTCTCGATGGCGGGCGCGCTGCTCGCCTCGCTGCCCACCCTGCTGGTCTACATCCTGCTCAGCAAGTACTTCCTCTCGGGGCTGATGCAGGGCTCGGTCAAGGGGTGA